GAGATTCACTAATGTACAAAATTAAAGAAGTTATCGCATCATTCAAAGCAAAGAATCCCAATATCTATGAATTCATTATGTTCAATATCATGAGCAATGTCGCAACAATCGTAAACTTTATTGTGTTATGGATTGGGAACGCCGTTCTTTTTAAAGCCTTGGCAGATAGACCCTTTAAATGGTTCATCTTCGATTATCCTGTTAAGGTTGGGGGACTTGCAGGAATACTGAGTTTCTTACTGGCATATGTTTGTGCTCAGATTGTAAACTTCATTGTTCAACGTAAAGTAGTATTTAGCGCAAATGTTTCGATTAAAAAAGTCTTGCCATGGTATATCTTGACTGTTACTGTAGCAGGATTGATATCCGTATGGTTGCCACCTTATGTGATAACGCTCATCCAACCGTATGTTGGATCGTGGGCACCTACAATTTCGAACATGGTGAATATTATGGTGCAAGTACTGATTAACTATCCGATGATGAAGTTCAAAATAATGAAACAAG
The window above is part of the Erysipelothrix sp. HDW6C genome. Proteins encoded here:
- a CDS encoding GtrA family protein: MYKIKEVIASFKAKNPNIYEFIMFNIMSNVATIVNFIVLWIGNAVLFKALADRPFKWFIFDYPVKVGGLAGILSFLLAYVCAQIVNFIVQRKVVFSANVSIKKVLPWYILTVTVAGLISVWLPPYVITLIQPYVGSWAPTISNMVNIMVQVLINYPMMKFKIMKQD